The Pseudodesulfovibrio sediminis genome includes the window TGATTATCGGTATCCTGAGCGCATCGGTTGCGTGAGGGAGCTCGCCAAAATGTGCGGGGAAGGCAGAATCCTCGGGGACGTTGGCAGGATAACGACCCATGGCGCGGCTCGCTTGAAGGGCACGCGCGTCAAGTCGACGGATCTCAGAGGCAGTATGGCCCTTGTTATGGCGGGGCTGTGTGCCGAAGGCGATACTGTTGTCGAGGATGTCCATATGGCTTTGCGCGGATACAACGGTCTCGTCGAAAAGCTCATGGGGCTTGGCGTGCTGATCGAAGTGAGAGAATCATGATGAACAGCTACGCTCTTGTTTCCGACCTCAAAAAGAGGCTGCCGTCATATTGCGTCCAGGAAGATGTGCCCTTGTCACGGTTGAGTACATGGAAAATAGGCGGAACCGCTGATGTCCTTGTTTCTCCTGAGACGATAGACGATGTGTCGTCGGTTAAACGATACGCCTTTGAACACGGTGTCCCGATCGTCGTGATCGGCGGCGGCTCCAATATCCTTTTTGATGACGCCGGTTTTCGCGGTGTCGTGTTGCGTATTGGGCAAGGACTCTCTGATTTCACCATAAGTGAGCGCGGATTCGTTCACGCTGGCGCGGGTGTATGGACGCCTTCTTTTGTCTATCGTGTGGCGCGTGCGGGCTTTTCAGGTTGCACCCACGCCATAGGCATTCCTGGTACGCTGGGAGGGCTTGTGGTCATGAATGGCGGGACAAGCCGAAAGGGCATCGGCGATCACCTTGTTGAAGTGACGGTCGTCAGAGATAACGGCGAAATCGTACGACTGACGCAGGCTGAGTGCGCTTTTGAATACCGGTCTTCGGCTCTGCAAAAAGCAGATGGAGTCGTTGTTGCCGCTTCGTTTCAATATGAAAAGGCGGACAAGGCCGAACTCCGACAGGAGATGCTGAAAACGCTTCGAGGTCGCAACAGGAAATTTCCGCGCAAGCAGCCGAATTGCGGTTCTGTCTTCCTCAGCAACCCAAAGCTGTATCAAATGATAGGTCCTCCCGGAAAAGTGATCGAGGAGGCGGGGCTGAAAGGAGAACACTGCGGCGCCGCTCAGATTTCAAGAATGCATGCCAATTTTATCATCAATACGGGTGGAGCCACTTCGGCTGATACGTTGCGTTTGATTGCTCAAGTCCGTGCAGCTGTGTTTTCAAACACAGGGCATCTGCTGGAATGTGAAGTCAGACATCTTCTCCCTTCCGGACGTATGCAACCCGCCCACAAAAGCGCGGAACAATTTTTTCCATATGCGTGAACTCGCATTTCAATTCCTTACGGTCCTTACAAGCCGTGGTCTTCAAAGATGCTTGAACGCCGCGACCATCTTCATTCTTGCCCGGATGATATCGGTCGAAGAGTACGGCGCGTACGGCCTGTTTATTACGACGATCATGCTTG containing:
- the murB gene encoding UDP-N-acetylmuramate dehydrogenase; translated protein: MNSYALVSDLKKRLPSYCVQEDVPLSRLSTWKIGGTADVLVSPETIDDVSSVKRYAFEHGVPIVVIGGGSNILFDDAGFRGVVLRIGQGLSDFTISERGFVHAGAGVWTPSFVYRVARAGFSGCTHAIGIPGTLGGLVVMNGGTSRKGIGDHLVEVTVVRDNGEIVRLTQAECAFEYRSSALQKADGVVVAASFQYEKADKAELRQEMLKTLRGRNRKFPRKQPNCGSVFLSNPKLYQMIGPPGKVIEEAGLKGEHCGAAQISRMHANFIINTGGATSADTLRLIAQVRAAVFSNTGHLLECEVRHLLPSGRMQPAHKSAEQFFPYA